One Elephas maximus indicus isolate mEleMax1 chromosome 16, mEleMax1 primary haplotype, whole genome shotgun sequence DNA window includes the following coding sequences:
- the ANKRD2 gene encoding LOW QUALITY PROTEIN: ankyrin repeat domain-containing protein 2 (The sequence of the model RefSeq protein was modified relative to this genomic sequence to represent the inferred CDS: inserted 1 base in 1 codon) has translation MAKAPSRAGVGALSYKAPAAPQPTELXDGTMEGSEAVQKATALIEQRLAQEEESEKLRGTAHQKLPMDMLVLEDEKHQEAKSQALQKVKGQERVRKTSLDLRREIIDVGGIQNLIKLRKKRKQKKREALAGPQEPPPEPEEITGPIDEERFLKAAVEGKMKVIEKFLADGGSADTCDQFRRTALHRSSLEGHMEILEKLLESGATVDFQDRLDCTAMHWACRGGHLEVVKLLQSRGANTDVRDKLLSTPLHVAVRTGHVEIVEHFLSLGLDINAKDREGDTALHDAVRLNRYKIIKLLLLHGADMMTKNLAGKTPTDLVQLWQADTRNALEHPEQGLEQNGLEGPAESGRETPQPVPVQ, from the exons ATGGCAAAAGCACCCAGCCGGGCGGGGGTGggtgctctgtcctataaagccCCTGCAGCTCCGCAGCCCACAGAGT GGGACGGCACCATGGAGGGCTCCGAGGCAGTGCAGAAGGCCACAGCACTCATCGAGCAGCGGCTGGCGCAGGAGGAGGAGAGCGAG AAGCTCCGAGGAACTGCCCACCAGAAGTTGCCCATGGACATGCTGGTGTTAGAGGATGAGAAGCACCAAGAAGCTAAGAGTCAGGCATTACAAAAGGTCAAG GGCCAAGAGCGAGTGCGCAAGACATCCCTGGACCTGCGGCGGGAGATTATTGACGTGGGCGGGATCCAGAACCTTATCAAACTTCGGAAAAAACGGAAGCAGAAGAAGCGGGAAGCCCTGGCCGGCCCCCAGGAGCCACCTCCAGAGCCTGAGGAGATT ACTGGCCCCATAGATGAGGAGAGATTCCTGAAAGCAGCGGTGGAGGGGAAAATGAAGGTCATTGAGAAGTTCCTGGCAGACGGGGGTTCAGCTGACACCTGTGATCAG TTCCGCCGAACAGCACTGCACAGATCCTCCTTGGAAGGACACATGGAAATCCTGGAGAAGCTTCTGGAGAGTGGGGCCACTGTGGACTTCCAGGACAGG CTGGACTGCACAGCCATGCATTGGGCCTGCCGTGGGGGCCACTTGGAAGTCGTGAAACTCCTGCAAAGCCGGGGAGCCAATACCGATGTGAGGGATAAG CTGCTGAGCACCCCTCTGCACGTGGCAGTCCGGACGGGGCACGTGGAGATCGTGGAACACTTTCTATCCCTGGGCCTGGACATCAATGCCAAAGACAGA GAAGGGGACACTGCCCTGCACGATGCTGTGAGGCTCAACCGCTACAAAATCATCAAACTGCTGCTCCTGCATGGGGCTGACATGATGACCAAGAACCTG GCAGGAAAGACCCCCACGGACCTGGTGCAGCTGTGGCAGGCTGACACCCGGAATGCCCTGGAGCACCCCGAACAGGGGTTGGAGCAGAACGGACTGGAGGGTCCTGCCGAGAGTGGGCGGGAGACCCCCCAGCCTGTGCCAGTGCAGTAA
- the C16H10orf62 gene encoding uncharacterized protein C10orf62 homolog, whose protein sequence is MLWIQKKRRKITAGSVEDDFEAPESHKAKKEDWIKSHFSRLSDEKLEASSHATIATPQPESGSGEASTRIRVDTFTTRHGEGGTALQRESFTSKQRTSGSSVTKETHKESGKSSSTDEATWAAVAACTKEIDCKGRHLANSMLQRARACQLSGHLESKDINQEELKALEEVEMKLKGNFLIQQENTTAGMNHTHTFQGHSHYGHQSHQSHPVHQGQPVHQSHQAHPVHQSHQPHPGHQSHQAHPSHQSHQSHPGHQSHQSHSMPNRSHQIYDPFEAT, encoded by the coding sequence ATGCtgtggattcagaagaagagaagaaagatcACTGCTGGGTCTGTAGAAGACGACTTCGAGGCACCAGAATCCCATAAAGCAAAGAAAGAGGACTGGATCAAGTCTCACTTTAGCCGCCTTTCTGATGAAAAGCTGGAGGCCAGCAGCCATGCCACCATCGCCACTCCCCAGCCGGAGAGTGGGAGTGGGGAGGCAAGCACCAGGATCCGTGTGGACACCTTCACCACAAGGCATGGAGAGGGAGGCACTGCTCTCCAGCGGGAATCCTTCACCAGTAAGCAGCGGACATCGGGGTCCTCAGTGACCAAAGAAACCCACAAGGAGTCTGGGAAATCCTCGTCCACGGATGAGGCCACCTGGGCCGCAGTGGCTGCCTGCACCAAAGAGATTGACTGCAAGGGGAGGCACCTGGCAAACTCCATGCTACAGCGAGCCAGAGCTTGCCAGCTCTCAGGCCACCTGGAATCCAAAGACATCAACCAGGAGGAGTTGAAGGCCCTGGAGGAGGTGGAGATGaaattgaaagggaatttcctcatCCAGCAGGAGAACACCACAGCTGGCATGAACCACACTCACACCTTCCAGGGCCACAGTCACTACGGCCACCAGAGCCACCAGAGTCATCCAGTCCACCAGGGTCAACCAGTCCACCAGAGCCACCAGGCTCATCCAGTCCACCAGAGCCACCAGCCTCATCCAGGTCACCAGAGCCACCAGGCTCATCCAAGTCACCAAAGCCACCAGAGTCATCCAGGTCACCAGAGCCACCAGAGCCACAGCATGCCCAACCGCAGCCACCAGATCTATGACCCCTTTGAAGCCACCTAA